GTGCTTTTGCCTCCAACACATCGGCACCAAGGTTTTCCCACGCCTCTGTAATGGCTCTCGACAACTTGAACCTAACCGGCTTGACGGTCTGATAGGCGAATTGGGAATAAGTGAACAGACTCGAGATCATCCGTTCCAACGCCTCCACGCGATCGGATATGTGACCGGAAAAATCCGCAAGATCGTCTGTTTTGCCAGTGCCGACATCCTCGGCGATCAAGTCCGCGAACACCCGGATGTGGCGCAACGGCGCTTTCAGATCGTGCGCGACAATGCCGCCAAATTGCCCCAGAGCGTCATTGCGCTTCGCCAGTTCGCGCGACTGCGCGGCGATTTGTTCGCGCGCCATGCGGCTCTCGGTCACATCACGGCCGACCGACACGAGTTCAACGGGCACGCCATCCTTGAAAATCATCAGGTTTGACCAGAGATACCAGCGGCGGTCGCCGGTATGACTGATCATCAATTGTTCCATGGTCCTGATCGGCTGTTCCGGCGTAAGTTTCGATAGATGCGACAGCAACTCCGAACGCACCTCCACCGGCGCGAACGTGACAAACCGCTGCCCCACCAACTGTTCGGCGTTCATTCCGGTGAAGCGGGCATAGTTCTCGTTCACATAGGTCAGCGTTGTATTGGGTCTGGAGCGGGTGATGAAATCGGGAAGGTCTTGCACCAGGGTTTCGAACTCGAGCTGCTTGCGTTCAAGTGCGCGCTCGAACTCGAGCCGCTCGGAAATATCCTCGGCGAACGCCATGATCACCGGCTCGGGAACATCGTCCAGCCGCTCGAGCCGCATCCGGCACATGTAAGTCGAACCGTCCTTGCGCCGGTGCTTTGCGTCGAAGGTCAACAGTTTGGAGGCCCCTGACACCAAAGGCGCGATCAATTCGGCGAGTTCATCTTCAGACAGATCGGCATTGATCGCTGCAGGCGTGAAACCACGCATCTCCTCGCTGCTGAACTGCAAATTCTCACGCGCTGACTTGTTGCAGCTGACAAAATGCCCGTTCTTGATGCTGACAACATAAACCTCCTGGGCGACTCTTTCGAGGATCACCCCCAGCCGTTCCGCTTCCGACTTGATTCGGCTGACAGCGCTGATGTCGGTTCGCAGGCCGACGCGGAAGTTCTCCGGCGTGATCTGCTCGTCTATCTGGATCCAGCGATCATCGCTCACCCGCTGAATAATCGGTTCCGACGGCTTGTTGTGTTTCTCGAGTCGGGCCTTGAGCCACGCCTCGTGTTCTTGCGTCGTTACCCCGGCATCGGGATACTGGCCGCGTTCAAGCCCGTAACGCAGGATCGATTCGAGACTCTGACCGGGCTGCAATGCCGGCGCCGAGAGTTTGTATATATCCCGGTAGGCGTCGTTGCAGAGAAACAACCGGTCCTCCGCGTCAAAAATGACAAATCCTTCGGAAATCGCCGCCAGCGCCAGCTTCAAGGTCTTCTCTGCTTGAAGCTGCTCCACCTGGGCGGCCATGATGTCGGTCAGATCGCGGACCAGAGCGACCACGCCCACAGCCTCCCCATCGGATCCGAATATTCGGTTCATCGTCAGATCGACCGGAAAAATACTACCATCCCGCCGGCGGAAATCCACCTGCCGATGAAGCCGCATGGCTTCTTTTCCCAATGGGTAAAAAGCGTCACCGACATCGCGCAGCGTATCCGGCGAGGCGTAGATTTGCTCCGCGCTCATCCCGAGAAGCTCATCCTCGGAATAGCCGAACGCGGTCACCGCTGCAGCATTGGCGGCGACGATGGTCCGGTTTCGGTCGCCGATCAACACCGGATCCGGCAACGTCTCGTAGAGCGCCGTTAGCAGATCATCGGGAGAAAAGAGCAGTTGGTTACGAGCCAAACGCGCAAACCTTCGCCGGCCTACAAGAAATCTTCAGCACAGGTTTCGGACAGTTGGTCGCGGGTGTATTCCTTGATGATGAAGGCAATCGCCGCACCATCGATCTCGTCCTTGCCGATGCGGAAATCCACGCCATACTCGCGGAATTGGCGAAAATAGGCGCCGCTGATATCCGATGAAATAATTCCGATCGGCCCGACGAATCCTGCCTGTCGCAATTGCGGCGCAGTTTCACGGAAATCATTGTTGGGTGCCAACCGGTTGTCGAGAAACACCAGATCAATGCCATCTCGCTTGACTCTATCCACAGCCGCGCTGATGTTTCCCACATATTCAAGCTTGATCGACGCCTTGTCCATGCCCGCGTCCATACCCGCCAGCTTGCGCTTGAGGATGGTGTGTTCAACCGGATCGTCATCTACCAGCAAGACAACAAGTTCACTGTTTTCGGGGTCGGCGTTCATCACTGGCCTCCTGTTGGTTCAGTTGATCAGACCACTGCGTAACGCAGAAGCGACCATTTGTGCACGGTTGACCACATGCAGCTTGCGAAGAATGGCGGCGATATAAGAATTCACCGTGTGTTCCGACAGGCCGAGAATGATGGCGATCTCCGCCGAGGTTTTGCCCTCCGATGTCCAGCGAACGATCTGGATTTCGCGATCATTCAGGCCGCTGATCGTATCGAGCGACAAAATGGCCTCGAAATAGCGCTGGAACACCACGGCTGCGTCATGGGCAATGACCGCAAGCTGGTCATGCCTGGGCCGTTGGGCATTTCCGAGCATGAGCAGGCCGAACCGCTTGCCGACCGCCGTATGCAGCGGGACGACGACCACCGAGTGCACGCTCTCCTGCCTGCAAAGCACCGAATAAACACTTTGCGCGTCCATGGAGCACGCCACTGTCGACCCACGTAAATGTTCGACCAGCGGGTCATTCTGCCCAATTCCACCATCGATCCAGGCATCGGGAATGTTGTGAAGCGAATGCGGCAGATTCAGATCATACGCATCCTCTTCACCCAATACTTCGGCAAATGCAAAATATTGATATCCATGATTTCCCGTCAGAGCCTTGAACAAGCGGAAGAAATCCATCCGATTCAAAGCGCGTTCCAATTCGGGGCCAAGGTGGAATGCGGCTTCTGGCTTTAACATCGCGCCTCTTTCTAACTATAAATTCCGAATCGGAGAATATGAGCAAGAGCGCAACCTCTCACGAAACATGGAGCAAACACAATAAATGAGTTCAAAACCAGCCTTCTGGACCAATTAAATATTAATCTGGACATATATTCAGGCGCCTTCGTTGCCCTCACCTATCTTGCAACAAAGCGTCGAATTCATTCAAAAGCGGCATTCAGAACAGTGTTTTTCTCTACAAGTAACTGTTTTAACGCTCGGTTTAGCAGGAACTAATAAAACAAGCCGAAACCAGTACAAACAGGAAACAATCTTTGGCTATTTTGCTTTTGCTCGTTCCCCCGAAAAATGACAATGCCTATTGCCTGCACTGATTGCATCCGCCCCTTACCAGCGCTCATATGTGCCACCCGTGACGGAATTCAATCCCGCCTTTCCTCAAGGCCCCGGATAAAGGTCCATGAAGTCTACGAGAATCTCGCCGCGCGCAGTCGTGGCAGCAGCCACCGGTGATGGCCTTCGGGCACAACGCGGGAATAAGGTCTGGTGGAAATAGCCCGTAAGCAAATCGCATTTATGGCTAAGCGGGAAATGGCGACCCCTGCAGGATTCGAACCTGCGACCGTCGGCTTAGAAGGCCGGTGCTCTATCCAGCTGAGCTAAGGGGCCGAGAGCGCCCGGATGTGCTGTCTTGCGGCAGATCCGACCGGTGTCAATGGGTCCAAGGCTGCCGACGATCAAACTTGAAATTGTCGGAATAGACGACCCGACGACGCTTGCTCTCCTTGGGCTCGATCACCCGGAAGGCAATGTCATTGCGCATGGCGTAGGCCACAGCAGCCTCGCGCGTCTCGAAACTCATGCGGATCTGGCTTTTCATGTCACGCGAGGATGTATAGCCCATCAACGGATCAATCGAACGCGGAATTTCCTGATCAAATTCAAGAACCCAATGTTGGGTGTTGGCTTTGCCCGATTGCATGGCCGTTTTTGCGGGCCGATAAATCTTCGCGCTCACATCCAACTCCCAATCCATGACGGCAACCGCCTGGACAGGCGAGTCGCGGCGCCTCACGATGGGCGCCCCGATTCATCGGACGCCAGAAAAATGGTCGGAGCGGCAGGATTCGAACCTGCGACCCTCTGGTCCCAAACCGGTCCGCTCGACACGCATAAGCCAGATTCCCGACGCTTAATCAAGGGGAGATATTAGAACGCATTAGGAACAAGTAACATTTACACCCACAGTACACCCACACTTTGATCGACAGTCCCCTCCCCGAGAGACGCTAGTCCAGACTCAGACAGCCACCGGGGCGTGTGCCACCCCTACGAGAGCAAAACGAGGAAATCCCGCGAAGGGTTAGGGAAATTAATTGCACAACCGCACCCCACGTGTATTGTTAGGTGCATTGCATCGGCCATGGAGGGCCGAGCGAACGTCACATGACAGAAGGGACTAGCCTTGTGAGCGGTGCCCCCAAGATGGCGAAGAAGATCCCACTGAAGGAAGACCAGAAGGTCGGCGAGAATATACGGAGCCGCAGGCTCGCGTGTGGCATGTCTCAGGAAAAGCTTGGTGACGCACTGGGCGTCACGTTCCAGCAGATCCAGAAGTACGAAAAGGGCACCAATCGCGTAGGCAGTAGTCGCCTCGTCGCGATCGCCAAGGTTCTGGGTAGCAGTGTGCAGGACCTGTTCGACGGCATCGACATTGAAGGTGACCAGATCAAGGTAGCCGACGTGCTCGACCCTCGGGTGGGCCAAGGCGCCACGATCCTCCAGAAGATCCCTGCCGACAAGCTCGACCACGCACTGGCTGTCCTCAGGACATTCGTCAAAGCCTGATTGAACTGCCCGGGCGAGCCCCGGTTTTTTCGCTCCCCGTGAAAGCAATTAATTGCACCGTTTCGGGGAGCGCCAATGGTCAATGCATAACAATCAAGGAGCCTGATCATGAATGCTTAGAAAATCCGGAAGACTAAAGACGGTTATTCGTTTGGGCTTCACGTTCCGCAGCCCGGCACCCCGGAGCTTCTCACGGGCGTGGACCGCTGACCGGCCTAGCACAGACAGACTCCTCGTGATCGAGACTGTGTTTCCTAACGCAATGAATCGACCCTGCACTATGACGCGTCCATGTCCCTACGAGCAAAGGCCGTGGAAGTCACAATGCGGAGACTGGTCCATCTGATGCATGACCACAAAAAGCAATTAATTGCATCACTCAAGAAGTGAGCAACTAAAGCACGCCACGAACTGGATACCCGAATGAAGCATCCGCACTGGACGGCCAGGCAGTATTGTCCGTGTCCCCGAGCGTCTACAAGGTGCCCACACACAATCCGCTGGATGCAATAGTGCCCGAGCCTGAAAGTAACCAGAGACACTCGCAAGACCAAGGATAGCAGGCTGGCAAACGGAGGACACAAGAACCCGTCTCAACCCATCACCCACTACGTCTTGCGGGACGTACAGGGAAGCCCCGGAAAACTCCTTGAAATTTATTCAGGCCAACTACGACAACCTCAACGAAAACACCTAGTTAATCTAGACAACAGGGGTAATGCCATACGGGGCACCAAACATACCAAGGACACAGCCAACAAACTGAGAGGAGCAAAACAGCCCGATCAGACGCCCAAAAAATGCAATTAATTGCAATATTCCGATAATGCGTAAAGTAGGTGCTTAGGAGCCGCAGGGAGGTTGTGATTGATGGACGTCGACTTGAGCCAATGCCTTCGGGTCGTTCAGCACGAGCCCCGATTTTGCCTGAGAGTGGGTCTCAGAGCTCAATAGCACCGATATGCCTCTCATGATTGAGGCGGTTATTCCATGATCGAGGCCGCGTTTGGGAATATCCCCACGACAGCAGTCCCCATGTGACCGTGAAAGAGTGAATAGAAAGAGTACCTCATGGCCAAATATGAATATGGCGATATGTAGGGCAAACGACCACAATCACGAACCTCAACTTTTTGGGAATTAGGAGTTGAAACCCAACGTGTCACAAACGAATGACTAATAGGGGGCCGAAAGCTGACTGGCAGGTTTAGGTGAGTAACTGGAGATAGCGAACGCTCAAGGGACCGAGTTCGGTTACGAGCGATCGGCTGTCGTCGGAATGATGGTCTCCAACGGGCGCTTCCCACTTGCGGTGTTACTTCCAAAGACTGTGCTGGTTGGCGCCGCGTCTGGCGCGGCGGGCGTGCGCCGTAAAGTTCAGCAACAGAGGCCAGGCGCCGGGCGCGGGTATGTTGCGTTGCATATGAAGAATTTCCCTCCGGTCAGGGTGGTGAACCCAGCCGCTCGTCACGGCAACAAAGGTTTGGCTCCCCGGGGCTGTTTCCTGGAGGGTTTCCACGTCCACCCACCTCTCCCTTCGACGCGGCCTGACCTTGTGATAAGTCGACGCGACCAGCGCACGATCTCTCCAGTCTCGGAAATAGAGATTGGCATGACCGCGAACCGCCTGCAGGTCGTTGAATGCAGCAACGTCCCCGACACGGTTGATGATGCCAAGCTCACCCATCCTTTTCTCTAGGCGGTAGATGGCCGGGTCGAATGACACTAGTAGAAGCTGCGGCGTCAGCGGCATGAGCAGGACGGCACCCGGACTGCCAAGGCCCGCACCTCCCAGCACGTCCTTCTGCAGGTGGAAGCGGTTGGTGTAAACCACCGGATCATCAGACGTGAAGAACGGCACCGCCGTGCGATTGAGGATAATTCGGGTCTGTAGGTGGGCTGTACTTCCTACGCTGTCTTCGAAAGCGCTTATCGCGAGCTGAAGTGCCATCTCGTGCGTCATAACGAGGCTTTCCAATAGTTCCGGTGTGGCCTCGTCAGCCAACATCGCCCGTTGCGCTTCCGCTAGCCGGATTTCGCCGTCGATCCATGCCGCGCTCCTATAAGACTGCAATAACATGAAGGCGTGGAGGCGTCGTATGTCTGCCTGTGTCGCGGTATGGGGATCGTCAATGACGCGCCCGAGAATTTCGCCGTATTCTCCTTCTGGCACCTGCAGCGCCCGCTCCAGAGCGCCGTCGCGCCCGTAGAAATATGGCTTCGCGCACTGTCCCTTCGCGGGTGCCGCTTCGATCGAGCGCTCGCGGGACATGTTGAATACGTTGATGGCGGCACCATTACCGTCCGCGCAGAAAGCGCGGAGGTAGCAACGGGGTACGAAATGCTGAGACTTGTTGGCTGGCATGGCGGCCGGATGATGGGTTACTCAGGGCGACGACGCAACTTGTTGTTTCTGTCGGCGCGCAAGAGTCGCTTCGCCTTTGCTCCTGAGGCGCGTCGTGGCATTAAAGCACTTTGATTGCCTAGCGGTAGGATTTGCAAATCGATGAGAAACAAGCGAGCGAGCGGACACAAAGGATCAGAACGGAATCAAGCGACATCCACCGAGCTGACTAGTGGCGCTGGCTTCACCTATGAAGACAAGGCGGTCGCCTACTATTTGGCTGCGCTTCTTCGCGGTGAACGGGCAATGCTTCAGGAAGGCATTGTCGAGAGCGTTGCGGTCCAACAGGCCGGGCACGGCCACCCGATGGATGACCTTGTGGTCGAATTCCAAGACGCTGAGGGACCGCGCCTTCTGGACCTTCAAGTAAAGTCATCGATCACGATAAGTGGGGCCGCTACGAACTCAGACTTCCGCGATGTTCTCAACCGCGCCTTGGAGACACGCAAGACCCGGGGTTTTCAAGCCGATCGGGATGCATACGGTTACATCACGGAGAACGTGGCCGAGGCGAGACATCGGTCGCTCAATCGCCTCATCGATTGGGCAAGGAGCAGCCCCACTCCAGCGGATTTTGACCGGCGTTTTGCCGAAGGCGGAGCTGCCGCCGCTGCGGAACGCGCGCTTCGTGAGGAATTGGCGCCGCTCATCGGGGCCGAGGCGGAGCACGAGTGGAGTTTCTACCGAGGGTTTGTCGCCGCCCGCCTAAGCGGCCTCGACGATACGGGCATAGTTTGGTCAGAGATTACGAACCGCCTGCAAGAGCTGGTTGCCAACAACGAAGACGGGCAAGACGTCCTTCTCTTCGATCGCTTGTGCCGCATTGTGCGCGATGGCGCTGGCACGGCCCGGAAATGGACGCGCGCAACATTGCTTACGCAACTTCGGGGCGTAGTTAGGCTGAAGGTTTCGGCGAACTTTCGTAACGACCTCGACTTGCTCGCACAATTTTCCAAGGATGGTCTCAACGAGATTGCCGACAGCATCGACGGCTTCGAGGTTGATCGCACTGCCTTTCAGCAGGCCATATCGGAGCGTCTTGCCGCTAGCCGCGTCGTGAATATTAGCGGGCTTCCAGGGTGTGGAAAATCTGTCGTCCTCAAGCGGGTTGCGTTGGATGCCCAGAAACACGGCCCGATCCTCTTCCTAAAAGCGGATCGCTTGTCCGGCAAGAGTTGGACCGAATTTGCCGCGGCGCTAGGCCTCAAGCACCGTAAGGTCAACGATCTTTTGGCAGAGATTGCGGCAACAGGTACTGCCACTCTCTACATCGACGGCATAGACCGCATTAATCCCGATCAAAAGCGGATCGTTCTCGACATTCTCAATGCGATCGAAGCTGACGCTGCCCTCGACAACTGGCGCGTCTTGGCCACATCGCGTGACCGGGGACTTGAGACGTACCGCGCGTGGTTTCCCACGACCTTCTACAGCGGCACGCCAATCGGTGATGTTCAAGTCAAGCCATTCGATGACGATGAAGCCGAGGCGCTGGCCAAGGAGAAACCTGGCCTCCGCCGACTACTGATGGGCACTCCCTCGGTTCAGGCCATAGCCCGTCGTCCATTCTTCGCGGCCGTTCTCGCGAGAAGCTTCAGCGATAGCACGGCGGAACCGCAGGCCGAAGTCGATCTCATCAACGCATGGTGGGCCCGTGCGGGACACGATGCCCCGGCGGAGGTCGTTCCGCAACGCCAACGCGCGCTACTCGATATCGCGGAAAAGGGCGTCGCGAACCTGGGTAAGAGCGTCGCGGCCCGAGTGCTTGCTCCGCCCTCGTTCGAGCACATCGCCACGTTGAAGGCCGACTTGGTCATACGCGGGAACAACGGCGACGCATCGTTTTCCTTCACGCATGACATTTTCTTTGAGTGGACGTTCTTTCGCCTTCTCATTGACCTTGGTGATGCGTGGATCGACGGGCTGGCAAAGGCTGGAGAGCCGCCGCTGCTCGGCCGCGTCGTCGGCCTGTTAGCCCAGAACTCGATCGCCGCGCCAGGCGAATGGTTGGCAGGTTACGCTGCTCTCGATGGATCGACGCTACGTCCTCAATGGCGGCGGGAGTGGCTGACGGCACCACCGTTTACAAGCGCGTTCGCAAACGGCCAGACCGAATTCACGGTGCTTGTAACGGGAAATGACCACGCACTACTCGAGAAGCTGTTAGTCTGGTTCCAGGCGCAACACACGATCCCAAGCCCGTTTGTCCTGGAGCAAGCTTCGCCCGGGCAAACGGGGCTCGACCGCGTTGGCCTTGCTGAACTGTTAAGCTGGCCATCGGATTTCACGAGCTGGGGCCGTTTCATTGACTGGCTTTTGCCACTCGCCTCGTCACTGCCCGTCAGGCTGTATCCGAGAGTGGTCGAAGTGTTCTCGGTCTGGCAAAATGCGCTTTCTGATATTCGGACGGTACGATCCAAGGCGATCGCCGCCGCCTGCGCCAATTGGCTGATCGACTTTGAAAACGCAGCGTACCCCGAGAAGCGAACGTTTGAGCATGGCCGATGGGACGAGCTAGGCCGTGACGCGCAGAAGCAGTTCGCCACGGCATTACGCATCGTCATCGTGCGGGCTGCGCGGGCGTTTCCGGAATATGCCAACGCATTGTTGGATCGAGCTGTCGCCAATGGGGAAATGCGCCGCGACGCGTACAGCGACCTCATGTCGCTTGCATGGATGATCGCTGAGGTTTCGCCCGAGCGATTGGCGGCGGTCACCAAAGCAGAGTTACAGCACGAGCTGCCGCAAGATCATCTTGACCGGGAGAAGCGTGAGCAACGGGAGCACGTAGAGTGGATCCGACGAATCCGCGAAAAGCCCGAAAGTGAGCGTAGCGAGAATGAGAAGCGCTCGATCGAACATCCGTACTTCCACATTCGGCATAGATTCGACGGTTTGGGTCGCGAAGAAATCGGAATCGACCGACACAATAGCTACTACTACCCGGTTTCACCGGCGCACGAGCCGTTCGCGAGCCTGTTCGGCAGGAAACCCGACGTCGCGTTGCAGCTGGTACGTGATCTCGCCAATCACGCAACTACGGGATGGCGGCAGATTGCCGATATCACCCGCCGCCAGCATGGTACACCAATCCCCGTGACGATCGCATTCCCCTGGGGGGAGCAGCAGTTCTGGGGCGATTGGCCAGCGTATAATTGGCAGCTTGGCCAGCTTGGCCCGCAACCCCTTGAATGCGCGTTCCTAGCGATGAGCTACTGGGCTTTTCGGCAGATCGAGAATGGCCGGTCTGTTGATGAAATGATCCAACTCGTCGTTGAAGGAAACGAGTCGATTGCAGCGGCAGGATTAGCGCTTCGGTTGGCGCTTGAAATATTTCATCTTTCAGATGTGACCCTGGCCCTGTGTGCGTGCCAACGACTTTGGCCGTTTGACATTGCACGAGTGCGTAACGAGCCAATGCGAAACGTCGACCTGTTCGGGTTCGGTTTGATGAACCAGCTAACAGGCGAAAAGAAAGCTGCGGAGGACTACCTCAACAAGCGCTCGAGCCACTCCCGTGATGTGAAGCAACTCGCCATGGTGTTCGCCGTCAACGGCGACGATGCGCTGACCGCCCGTTTCAAAGAAGCATTGGCACGATTTGTGACCGAGTTGCCCTACGAGCTCGAGGAACATCGCTCAAATTCAGCTACAACGGCCACGCTCAAGACGCAGGCCGAAGAATACGCAGCGTTGGCGGTGGTGGAAAACTATCAGGGATATCGCACGCCCGACGAACAAGTTATGATTGCCTACCAGCCGCCGCTCTCCGAGGAGACCTTCAAGCGCGGCGAAGCAGCGATGATCTACCTGCAGCAAAGCAGCGTTCTGGCATGGGTGATGAAATCGCTCCGCGCCTTCGCGCTTGACCCTGACAAAAAACTCGCCGACGCTTTTGCGATCGCGCGCCCTCTCGACGATCCCCAGCTCTTCCGAGTGAGGCTGGATATTGAAGATCACACGCCGCAAAGTACCGTCGCTGCTGTAGCCGCGTGTATCGTCTGCTTTGGCGACCCCACGTCAGACGACTACAAGTGGGCGATCGGCGTACTGGACCGGATCGAAGCTATGAAGGAACCGCCGAGCTCCTTTTACGGCTCAAAGATTGCGTGGCACCCCGTCCATCACCTCATCTTCGCGCTGTTGCACCTGCGACGCATAAATCCAACTGACCTAGAGTCTGCACGACGCTTGGTGCGTCTAACGTCGCATAGTCATGAAGAAGCTGCTGAGTTCGCCTTCAAGGCGCTGCTTGCGGACCCCGATCCATATGTGTCGTGGGTTGCCGCCCAACTCGCGCTGGAACAATCTCACTACTACCAACCACTGATCATGGAGGATGGTAAGCGCGACAGCCGAGCCGCGAAGAAGGCCGCGAAAGTTGCCCTCGGCCGGGCTCTCAAAAAGCTAAAGGCAAAGAAGTTTGAGCCTTTTCTCTCGATGCCGGCTGCATGGGTCAAAGTGGCGTCAGGAGCGAATGACGATGATGACGATCTCGACGACGAGGATCCGACCGCCAAGTGGGCGGAGCCTGATCCGCTGTTCGACGCGCAACGTGCCGAGAAGTACCTTGAGGATTTTCCGGTCGAAACGTGGTGTCATTCCGACGAAGCGAAGCCGCACGTTCTTGCCTTGATCCGCAGCATCGTAAGTTGGACGGTGTTGCGAATGAACCCGCCCGGCGGGACGCGTCGGAGGCGGGACCGTGACACCGACCTAATCGGTTGGAGCGACGCGTTAGGTGATTTCCTGGCGCGGGCAACGCCGTTCTTTGAACTATCACTCGTCAAGACGGAGTTCATCGGCCCCTTCGTTCAGAACCGCAGCGACAATGAACTACATGTCATAGCAGCATTCACGGATCGTGTGGTTACACGGCACGTCTTGGATGCGGCCGTTATCCCGCCGGGGACGTTTGATTTGCTTGACCTCTGTGCCGAACATGTGATCGGCGACAGCACATTTCGGCCAGGAGGTTATCGAGCTGGCGAGGTTTCCGGTCGTGAGATGCCGAAGATCATCAAGGCGCTTCTGATGGTGAATGTCGAGCGCGCGATGGGCGCTGCCCGCTTTGTAAATGGCGACTGGTCCGAGATCGATCTCGTCATGCCCACGGTCACGCAGTTGGTAAAGGCCACCGGATGGTCCGTATTCGTGATGTCGAAGTTTTTGTTGCTTTGCGAACGTGCGGGCACAGCGTACCCGCTCGATCCGTTCATCGAACAAGTGAGCTCCGTCCTCGCGAGCGTGAATGACGCAAAGGGCAATTGGGTCGGAACCAGTCTTCCCGCCCGAACCGCCACGGTCGTGCAGAAACTCGCCGATACCAATTTCCCCCTCAGGCCGGACCAAGCGCAGGGTCTCTTGCAGATTCTCGATGCGTTGATCGACCTCGGCGATCGTCGAAGTGCCGCGCTTGAGCAGACCGAGGCTTTCAAGAGCGTTCAGGCTAAGTGGTCTACTGGATTATGAGCGGCAA
This DNA window, taken from Hoeflea algicola, encodes the following:
- a CDS encoding DUF4238 domain-containing protein, encoding MPANKSQHFVPRCYLRAFCADGNGAAINVFNMSRERSIEAAPAKGQCAKPYFYGRDGALERALQVPEGEYGEILGRVIDDPHTATQADIRRLHAFMLLQSYRSAAWIDGEIRLAEAQRAMLADEATPELLESLVMTHEMALQLAISAFEDSVGSTAHLQTRIILNRTAVPFFTSDDPVVYTNRFHLQKDVLGGAGLGSPGAVLLMPLTPQLLLVSFDPAIYRLEKRMGELGIINRVGDVAAFNDLQAVRGHANLYFRDWRDRALVASTYHKVRPRRRERWVDVETLQETAPGSQTFVAVTSGWVHHPDRREILHMQRNIPAPGAWPLLLNFTAHARRARRGANQHSLWK
- a CDS encoding ETC complex I subunit, which codes for MSAKIYRPAKTAMQSGKANTQHWVLEFDQEIPRSIDPLMGYTSSRDMKSQIRMSFETREAAVAYAMRNDIAFRVIEPKESKRRRVVYSDNFKFDRRQPWTH
- a CDS encoding response regulator, which translates into the protein MNADPENSELVVLLVDDDPVEHTILKRKLAGMDAGMDKASIKLEYVGNISAAVDRVKRDGIDLVFLDNRLAPNNDFRETAPQLRQAGFVGPIGIISSDISGAYFRQFREYGVDFRIGKDEIDGAAIAFIIKEYTRDQLSETCAEDFL
- a CDS encoding PAS domain-containing sensor histidine kinase: MARNQLLFSPDDLLTALYETLPDPVLIGDRNRTIVAANAAAVTAFGYSEDELLGMSAEQIYASPDTLRDVGDAFYPLGKEAMRLHRQVDFRRRDGSIFPVDLTMNRIFGSDGEAVGVVALVRDLTDIMAAQVEQLQAEKTLKLALAAISEGFVIFDAEDRLFLCNDAYRDIYKLSAPALQPGQSLESILRYGLERGQYPDAGVTTQEHEAWLKARLEKHNKPSEPIIQRVSDDRWIQIDEQITPENFRVGLRTDISAVSRIKSEAERLGVILERVAQEVYVVSIKNGHFVSCNKSARENLQFSSEEMRGFTPAAINADLSEDELAELIAPLVSGASKLLTFDAKHRRKDGSTYMCRMRLERLDDVPEPVIMAFAEDISERLEFERALERKQLEFETLVQDLPDFITRSRPNTTLTYVNENYARFTGMNAEQLVGQRFVTFAPVEVRSELLSHLSKLTPEQPIRTMEQLMISHTGDRRWYLWSNLMIFKDGVPVELVSVGRDVTESRMAREQIAAQSRELAKRNDALGQFGGIVAHDLKAPLRHIRVFADLIAEDVGTGKTDDLADFSGHISDRVEALERMISSLFTYSQFAYQTVKPVRFKLSRAITEAWENLGADVLEAKARLIAETEVEVYADPDLLTQMLQNLFANSLKYTDGSTPPQVQVDVEVGEADVTIAVEDNGIGIASAHVDNIFGVFQRLHRDESQYPGAGIGLALCRSIADSHGGTIVLDPSCHTGARFIIRLPVAQT
- a CDS encoding helix-turn-helix transcriptional regulator, translating into MLKPEAAFHLGPELERALNRMDFFRLFKALTGNHGYQYFAFAEVLGEEDAYDLNLPHSLHNIPDAWIDGGIGQNDPLVEHLRGSTVACSMDAQSVYSVLCRQESVHSVVVVPLHTAVGKRFGLLMLGNAQRPRHDQLAVIAHDAAVVFQRYFEAILSLDTISGLNDREIQIVRWTSEGKTSAEIAIILGLSEHTVNSYIAAILRKLHVVNRAQMVASALRSGLIN
- a CDS encoding helix-turn-helix domain-containing protein, giving the protein MAKKIPLKEDQKVGENIRSRRLACGMSQEKLGDALGVTFQQIQKYEKGTNRVGSSRLVAIAKVLGSSVQDLFDGIDIEGDQIKVADVLDPRVGQGATILQKIPADKLDHALAVLRTFVKA